A window of Natrinema versiforme contains these coding sequences:
- the mutS gene encoding DNA mismatch repair protein MutS: MTEATGIVGEFFSLKEGTDAELLAMQCGDFYEFFGEDAEIVSEELDLKVSQKSSHGSSYPMAGVPVDDLTPYLKALVERGYRVAVADQYETDSGHAREIVRVVTPGTLLETSDADAQYLAAVVDGGDDAYGLAFADVTTGRFLVAAADDADDALTELYRFDPVEVLPGPDVRADDDLLNQVRERIGATLTLHETEAFAPKRARHGVREQFGAETVERLSVGEPTIAAAGAILSYVEETGAGVLASMTRIQAHHGDDHVTLDATTQRNLELTETMQGERDGSLFATIDHTETSAGGRLLKEWLQRPRRSLETLERRQESVAALSTAALARDELQDSLGEAYDLARLASKATHGSADARDLLAVRDTLAVLPELADSIASNPDLADSPLSEIVDRPDRDAASELRETLEEAIAEDPPSTVTQGELLQRGYDADLDEVIERHEELKEWLDTLAEREKGQYGLSHVTVDRNKTDGYYIQVGKSAADGVPDHYEEIKTLKNSKRFTTDELEEKEREILRLEERRGELEYELFEELRETVAARAELLQDVGRALATVDALSSLATHAAENRWVKPDLHRGDRLALEQGRHPVVEQTTEFVPNDVRMGSAAGAADQERASGRADEDRGFLVVTGPNMSGKSTYMRQVACIVLLAQVGSFVPAKEAEIGLVDGIFTRVGALDELAQGRSTFMVEMSELSNILHTATEESLVILDEVGRGTATYDGISIAWAATEYLHNEVQAKTLFATHYHELTGLAENLPRVANVHVAADERDGEVTFLRTVRDGPTDRSYGIHVADLAGVPDPVVDRSRDVLERLREEKAIEAKGGTSSEPVQATFDLGSGTMRTQGGSDSQDSAQTASTDGGPAEADAADAAIDPESEAVLEDLESLDVNTTPPIELVSKVQQLQERLEDATRSE, translated from the coding sequence ATGACCGAGGCGACGGGTATCGTCGGAGAGTTCTTCTCGTTGAAGGAGGGAACCGACGCCGAACTACTGGCGATGCAGTGTGGTGACTTCTACGAATTCTTCGGCGAGGACGCCGAAATCGTCAGCGAGGAACTCGATCTCAAAGTCTCCCAGAAGTCCTCCCACGGCTCGTCGTACCCCATGGCCGGCGTGCCCGTCGACGACCTGACGCCCTATCTCAAGGCCTTAGTCGAGCGCGGCTACCGCGTCGCCGTCGCCGACCAGTACGAGACCGACTCCGGCCACGCCCGCGAGATCGTCCGCGTGGTGACCCCCGGCACCCTGCTCGAGACCAGCGACGCCGACGCCCAGTACCTCGCGGCGGTCGTCGACGGCGGTGACGACGCCTACGGGCTCGCCTTCGCGGACGTGACGACCGGCCGATTCCTCGTGGCGGCGGCCGACGACGCCGACGACGCGCTGACGGAGTTGTACCGGTTCGACCCGGTCGAAGTGCTGCCGGGGCCCGACGTTCGGGCGGACGACGACCTGTTGAATCAGGTTCGTGAACGCATCGGCGCGACGCTTACACTCCACGAGACCGAAGCATTCGCGCCCAAACGGGCCAGACACGGGGTTCGCGAACAGTTCGGCGCCGAAACCGTCGAGCGGTTGTCGGTCGGCGAGCCGACGATCGCCGCGGCCGGCGCGATCCTCTCCTACGTCGAGGAGACCGGTGCGGGCGTCCTCGCCTCGATGACCCGCATTCAGGCCCACCACGGCGACGACCACGTCACGCTGGACGCGACCACGCAGCGCAACCTCGAGCTCACCGAGACCATGCAGGGCGAGCGCGACGGCTCGCTGTTCGCGACGATCGATCACACCGAGACCAGCGCCGGCGGCCGCCTGCTAAAGGAGTGGCTCCAGCGCCCGCGGCGCTCGCTCGAGACCCTCGAGCGGCGACAGGAGTCCGTCGCCGCGCTCTCGACGGCGGCGCTCGCTCGCGACGAGTTACAGGATTCCCTCGGCGAGGCCTACGATCTGGCGCGGCTGGCCTCGAAGGCGACTCACGGCAGCGCGGACGCGCGAGACTTGCTCGCGGTCCGGGACACGCTGGCAGTGCTCCCCGAACTGGCCGATAGTATCGCGTCGAACCCGGATCTGGCCGACTCGCCGCTCTCGGAAATCGTCGACCGGCCGGATCGGGACGCCGCGAGCGAGCTTCGGGAGACCCTCGAGGAAGCCATCGCCGAAGATCCGCCCTCGACGGTGACCCAAGGGGAACTCCTCCAGCGGGGGTACGACGCCGACCTCGACGAGGTGATCGAGCGCCACGAGGAACTCAAGGAGTGGCTCGACACCCTCGCCGAGCGCGAGAAGGGACAGTACGGCCTCTCCCACGTCACCGTCGACCGGAACAAGACCGACGGCTACTACATTCAGGTCGGCAAGTCCGCCGCCGACGGCGTTCCGGACCACTACGAGGAGATCAAGACGCTCAAGAACTCCAAACGATTCACCACCGACGAACTCGAGGAGAAGGAACGCGAGATCCTTCGGCTCGAGGAACGACGCGGCGAACTCGAGTACGAACTCTTCGAGGAACTCCGCGAGACAGTCGCCGCGCGGGCCGAACTGCTGCAAGATGTCGGCCGGGCGCTGGCGACGGTCGACGCGCTCTCGAGTCTGGCGACCCACGCGGCCGAGAACCGGTGGGTCAAGCCGGACCTGCACCGCGGCGATCGACTCGCGCTCGAGCAGGGTCGCCACCCGGTCGTCGAGCAGACGACCGAATTCGTCCCGAACGACGTGCGGATGGGGTCGGCGGCCGGAGCCGCCGACCAAGAACGCGCCAGCGGGCGCGCAGACGAGGATCGTGGCTTCCTCGTCGTCACCGGCCCGAACATGTCCGGGAAATCGACGTACATGCGACAGGTCGCCTGTATCGTCTTGCTCGCGCAGGTCGGGAGCTTCGTCCCGGCGAAGGAGGCCGAGATCGGTCTCGTCGACGGCATCTTCACCCGCGTCGGCGCGCTGGACGAACTCGCGCAGGGCCGCTCGACGTTCATGGTCGAGATGAGCGAACTCTCGAACATCCTCCACACCGCGACCGAGGAGTCCCTGGTCATCTTAGACGAGGTCGGCCGCGGGACCGCGACCTACGACGGGATCTCGATCGCGTGGGCGGCCACGGAGTACCTGCACAACGAGGTGCAGGCGAAGACCCTCTTCGCGACCCACTACCACGAACTGACCGGGCTCGCGGAGAACCTCCCCCGCGTCGCCAACGTCCACGTCGCGGCCGACGAACGCGACGGTGAGGTGACGTTCCTCCGGACGGTCCGGGACGGGCCGACCGACCGATCCTACGGGATCCACGTCGCCGACCTCGCAGGGGTGCCCGACCCCGTCGTCGACCGCTCGAGAGACGTCTTGGAGCGCCTGCGCGAGGAGAAGGCCATCGAGGCCAAGGGCGGGACCTCGAGCGAGCCGGTACAGGCCACGTTTGACCTGGGGAGCGGAACGATGCGGACGCAGGGTGGGAGCGATTCGCAGGACTCCGCACAGACGGCGTCGACCGACGGCGGTCCCGCGGAGGCCGACGCCGCGGACGCGGCGATCGACCCCGAGAGCGAAGCCGTCCTCGAGGACCTCGAGTCGCTGGACGTGAACACGACGCCGCCGATCGAACTCGTCTCGAAAGTCCAGCAGTTACAGGAGCGACTCGAGGACGCCACTCGGTCCGAGTGA
- a CDS encoding DUF5806 family protein codes for MPDETESTTDRDGATSKYAGNPDGERFTKISGAEYDRVNEFLKARTSFTAREWAIARACQDFRTPTGVPMQTVGENLPDLVPFMDDTYSGQSVGSAKHRFDEKVQNAANTMLYGALSGFYTADELDAILYEAVETAKLLIETEGGTIDLETEERVESRLAESMREVRATSREVSAELAGESDSENRGTEASED; via the coding sequence ATGCCCGACGAAACTGAGTCTACGACCGACCGAGACGGAGCGACGAGCAAGTACGCCGGCAATCCGGACGGCGAGCGATTCACGAAGATCAGCGGGGCCGAGTACGACCGCGTCAACGAGTTCCTCAAAGCGCGGACGTCCTTCACCGCGCGGGAGTGGGCGATCGCCCGCGCCTGTCAGGACTTTCGCACCCCGACCGGCGTCCCGATGCAGACGGTCGGCGAGAACCTCCCGGATCTCGTCCCCTTCATGGACGATACCTACTCGGGACAGTCCGTCGGCAGCGCGAAACACCGGTTCGACGAGAAGGTCCAGAACGCGGCGAACACGATGCTGTACGGCGCACTTTCCGGGTTCTACACGGCCGACGAACTCGACGCGATCCTCTACGAGGCCGTCGAGACCGCGAAACTCCTGATCGAAACCGAGGGCGGCACGATCGACCTCGAGACCGAGGAGCGCGTCGAGTCTCGACTCGCCGAGTCCATGCGCGAGGTTCGAGCGACGAGCCGGGAGGTGTCGGCCGAGCTCGCCGGCGAGAGCGACTCCGAAAACCGCGGAACCGAAGCGAGCGAGGACTGA
- a CDS encoding YihY/virulence factor BrkB family protein produces MDLRRTRSVARDVVAVVDEHNVTFMAGSIAHAAFLSLLPLLLLLFIVAGAVGNDYLTEQIVAVARDHLSPAGQGLVYEALTHASKRAGASLIGIVSLLWGMLRIFRGLNTAFDELYGAGERSVSGKFVDGIVVFLAIVIATTGVSFATATLATVDHPVVVAVTPLVLFCGLVVAFFPIYYVFPEPDVSAREALPGTLIAAAGWVVLEALFGVYADLVNTVGTFDTFGAVILLLIWLYGTSFVLLVGVAVNVVIGEYHPEAGPADSNERESTGSVHG; encoded by the coding sequence ATGGATCTGCGACGGACCCGCTCCGTCGCTCGAGATGTGGTGGCCGTCGTCGACGAGCACAACGTGACGTTCATGGCGGGGAGCATCGCCCACGCCGCCTTTCTCTCCCTGCTGCCGCTCTTGCTCCTGCTCTTTATCGTCGCCGGCGCGGTCGGTAACGACTACCTGACCGAACAGATCGTCGCGGTGGCTCGAGACCACCTCAGTCCCGCCGGTCAGGGGCTCGTCTACGAGGCGCTGACCCACGCGTCAAAGCGGGCCGGGGCGTCGCTCATCGGGATCGTCTCGCTACTGTGGGGCATGCTGCGCATCTTCCGGGGGTTGAACACCGCGTTCGACGAACTGTACGGCGCGGGAGAGCGCTCCGTTTCGGGCAAGTTCGTCGACGGTATCGTGGTCTTCCTCGCCATCGTGATCGCCACCACCGGCGTCAGTTTCGCGACGGCGACGCTGGCGACGGTGGACCATCCCGTCGTCGTCGCAGTGACCCCACTCGTCCTGTTCTGTGGCCTGGTCGTCGCGTTCTTTCCCATCTACTACGTCTTCCCCGAACCGGACGTCTCGGCGCGGGAGGCCCTTCCCGGGACCCTCATCGCCGCCGCGGGCTGGGTCGTCCTCGAGGCGCTGTTCGGCGTCTACGCGGACCTCGTGAACACCGTCGGCACGTTCGACACGTTCGGTGCGGTCATCCTCCTGCTCATCTGGCTCTACGGGACCTCGTTCGTCCTCCTCGTCGGCGTGGCGGTGAACGTCGTGATCGGGGAGTACCACCCTGAAGCGGGCCCCGCCGACAGCAACGAACGGGAGTCGACCGGCTCCGTTCACGGGTAG
- a CDS encoding SDR family NAD(P)-dependent oxidoreductase: MHEADFDVAGKTAIVTGASQGIGRAIAETLAASGADVAICSRSMDRVGPVAEGIAEDVDAGDALAVECNVREREQVQNLVDETVAEFGDIDVLVNNAGGEFVAPFEDISANGWKTIVDLNLNSTVHCTQLAGEVMREGSGGVIINLSSVNGQHAAPGESHYGASKAAIIRLTETLAVEWAEDGIRVNCVAPGLIQTPGVAETLGIDSEDMPPREETDRRIGHAEEIADVIQFLASPAASFMNGETVTAKGVPRAGNSMSQDLGLED; the protein is encoded by the coding sequence ATGCACGAAGCAGACTTCGACGTCGCGGGCAAGACCGCGATCGTCACCGGTGCGAGCCAGGGAATCGGCCGCGCGATCGCGGAGACGCTCGCGGCCAGCGGTGCGGACGTAGCGATCTGTTCGCGTTCGATGGATCGCGTCGGGCCGGTCGCCGAGGGGATCGCCGAGGATGTGGACGCGGGCGACGCGCTCGCCGTCGAATGCAACGTCCGCGAGCGCGAGCAGGTTCAGAATCTGGTCGACGAGACGGTCGCGGAGTTCGGCGACATCGACGTGCTCGTCAACAACGCCGGCGGGGAGTTCGTCGCGCCGTTCGAGGACATCTCCGCGAACGGCTGGAAGACCATCGTCGACCTCAACCTGAACAGCACGGTCCACTGCACGCAACTCGCCGGCGAGGTCATGCGCGAGGGGTCGGGCGGCGTCATCATCAACCTCTCGAGCGTGAACGGCCAGCACGCGGCCCCGGGCGAGAGCCACTACGGCGCGTCGAAGGCGGCGATCATCCGGCTGACCGAGACGCTGGCCGTCGAGTGGGCCGAAGACGGCATCCGCGTCAACTGCGTCGCGCCCGGGCTGATCCAAACCCCCGGCGTCGCCGAGACGCTCGGCATCGACAGCGAGGACATGCCGCCCCGCGAGGAGACCGACCGCCGTATCGGCCACGCGGAGGAGATCGCCGACGTGATCCAGTTCCTCGCGAGCCCCGCCGCCTCCTTCATGAACGGCGAGACGGTGACGGCGAAGGGTGTTCCGCGCGCCGGCAACTCGATGTCGCAGGATCTGGGTCTCGAGGACTGA
- the mutL gene encoding DNA mismatch repair endonuclease MutL, producing the protein MSDESTLPQDDTGIRRLDEDTVARIAAGEVVERPASAVKELVENSLDADADSVDVTVEAGGTELIRVADDGHGMSEADLRAAVREHTTSKIDGLEDLESGVATLGFRGEALHTIGSVSRLTICSRPREADGAGTELVYEGGEVTSVEPTGCPAGTTVEIEDLFYNTPARRKFLKTTATEFAHVNRVVTRYALANPDVAVTLTHDGREVFSTTGQGDLQAAVLSVYGRDVASAMIPVDADGDELPPGPLESVSGLVSHPETNRSSRDYLATYVNGRAVTADAVREGIMGAYGTQLGGDRYPFVTLFLSVPGDAVDVNVHPRKREVRFDDDDAVRRQVDAAVESALLEHGLLRSRAPRGRSAPGEARVDPGDRRGVESGADSPASEAATLESGAGTEAVSAPDDSAAETDGERSTSESANAGSSAATDSSGSDAAGGTGGTDAASASSSDPAGSAGGSDAAVSDRSSSPQSPSSGTGRESTTAATNADAAGSSAPDSTETGSGSGSSRADSNRESDSVPDRDRDPERKFAAATEQRTLTGEPATGEETEFDSLPSLRVLGQLRDTYLVCETPAGLVLIDQHAADERVNYEHLQEVFADDPTAQALAEPVELELTAAEAEAFEHYSEALSRLGFYADRVDDRTVAVTTVPAVFAETVEPERLRDVLTSFVEGDREAGAETVDALADEFLGDLACYPSITGNTSLTEGSVIDLLSALDDCENPYSCPHGRPVVIRFDEREIEDRFERDYPGHGG; encoded by the coding sequence ATGAGTGACGAGAGCACACTACCACAGGACGACACCGGCATCCGCCGATTGGACGAGGACACCGTCGCCCGCATCGCCGCCGGCGAGGTCGTCGAGCGCCCCGCCAGCGCGGTCAAGGAACTCGTCGAGAACAGTCTCGACGCCGACGCGGACAGCGTCGACGTCACCGTCGAGGCGGGCGGCACCGAACTGATCCGCGTCGCCGACGACGGCCACGGGATGAGCGAGGCCGATCTCCGGGCGGCCGTCCGCGAACACACGACGAGCAAGATCGATGGCCTCGAGGACCTCGAGTCGGGCGTCGCGACGCTGGGATTCCGCGGCGAGGCCTTGCACACCATCGGCTCGGTCTCGCGGCTGACGATCTGCTCGCGGCCCCGCGAGGCCGATGGTGCGGGAACGGAACTCGTCTACGAAGGCGGCGAGGTGACCAGCGTCGAACCGACGGGCTGTCCCGCGGGCACCACCGTCGAGATCGAGGATCTCTTCTACAACACCCCCGCTCGCCGGAAGTTCCTCAAGACGACCGCGACGGAGTTCGCCCACGTCAACCGCGTCGTCACCCGCTACGCGCTCGCGAACCCGGACGTTGCGGTCACGCTGACCCACGACGGCCGCGAGGTGTTCTCGACGACGGGACAGGGCGACCTGCAGGCCGCCGTGCTGTCGGTCTACGGCCGCGACGTCGCCTCGGCGATGATCCCGGTCGACGCCGACGGCGACGAACTCCCGCCCGGCCCCCTCGAGTCCGTCTCGGGGCTCGTCTCCCATCCCGAAACGAATCGCTCGAGCCGGGACTACCTCGCAACCTACGTCAACGGACGCGCGGTGACCGCGGACGCCGTCCGCGAGGGGATCATGGGTGCCTACGGCACGCAACTGGGCGGCGACCGCTACCCCTTCGTCACGCTCTTCCTCTCGGTCCCCGGCGACGCGGTCGACGTGAACGTCCACCCCAGAAAGCGGGAAGTCCGCTTCGACGACGACGATGCGGTCCGCCGGCAGGTCGACGCCGCGGTCGAGAGCGCGCTGCTCGAGCACGGACTGCTCCGGTCTCGAGCCCCGCGGGGCCGCTCGGCACCCGGCGAGGCGCGAGTCGACCCCGGCGATCGACGCGGCGTCGAGAGCGGGGCGGATTCGCCCGCCAGCGAGGCCGCAACGCTCGAGTCCGGAGCCGGGACCGAGGCCGTCTCGGCTCCTGACGACTCAGCCGCCGAAACCGACGGCGAGCGATCGACGAGCGAGTCCGCGAACGCGGGGTCGAGTGCAGCGACCGACTCGAGCGGCTCGGACGCTGCCGGTGGCACGGGCGGCACGGACGCTGCCAGCGCGAGCAGTTCAGACCCAGCCGGCAGCGCAGGCGGCTCGGATGCCGCCGTCAGCGACCGATCCTCGAGTCCGCAGTCTCCCTCGAGCGGCACGGGTCGCGAATCGACGACCGCGGCGACGAACGCTGACGCGGCCGGTAGCTCGGCACCTGATTCGACCGAAACGGGCTCGGGTTCTGGCTCGAGTCGGGCCGATTCGAATCGCGAATCCGACTCGGTTCCGGATCGGGACCGCGACCCCGAGCGCAAGTTCGCGGCCGCCACCGAACAGCGGACGCTGACCGGCGAGCCCGCGACGGGCGAGGAAACTGAGTTCGACTCGCTGCCCTCGCTGCGGGTCCTCGGACAGCTCCGCGACACCTATCTGGTCTGTGAAACGCCCGCCGGACTCGTCCTGATCGACCAGCACGCCGCCGACGAGCGGGTCAACTACGAGCACCTGCAGGAGGTGTTCGCGGACGATCCGACTGCACAGGCCCTCGCCGAACCCGTCGAACTCGAGTTGACCGCGGCGGAGGCGGAAGCCTTTGAACACTACAGCGAGGCGCTCTCTCGGCTGGGCTTCTACGCCGACCGGGTCGACGATCGGACGGTCGCCGTGACGACCGTGCCCGCGGTGTTCGCGGAGACCGTAGAGCCCGAGCGCCTGCGGGACGTGCTCACCTCGTTCGTCGAGGGCGACCGCGAAGCGGGCGCGGAGACGGTCGACGCGCTGGCCGACGAGTTCCTCGGCGATCTGGCCTGCTATCCGTCGATCACGGGGAACACGTCGCTGACGGAGGGGTCGGTGATCGACCTGCTGTCGGCGTTAGACGACTGCGAGAACCCCTATTCCTGCCCGCACGGACGGCCGGTGGTCATCCGGTTCGACGAGCGCGAGATCGAGGACCGGTTCGAGCGGGACTATCCCGGCCACGGCGGGTAG
- the rtcA gene encoding RNA 3'-terminal phosphate cyclase yields MTTPRELDGSSAGGQFLRTALALSVLENDPVRLEHVRGDRSTPGLRHQHLAVLETMAELCDADVSGGELGSETVEFDPGLEAGTDPAGRQRLEGGSYAVDIGTAGSATLLCNALLPLATVLESPLSVTVTGGTDVAWSPPLDYLRYVTLPLLRRFGVEAACEVDRRGFYPDGGGTATLRLAPSSLEPIVLTERGPLEGLRLYTTESESLADRDVAYRQAEGALERLNPEPDLELTKRCETTVESPSPGSALVLCVDHGTGVAGFSALGERGKPAERVGEDAADAANRFLEGAAPVDRHMADQLLVFLALAGGRVRIPAVTDHVETRCALLEAFGVDVGLEREAEATVVSVASSLDGGQ; encoded by the coding sequence ATGACGACCCCTCGCGAACTCGACGGCTCGAGCGCCGGCGGCCAGTTTCTCCGAACGGCGCTCGCGCTGTCGGTCCTCGAGAACGACCCGGTTCGACTCGAACACGTCCGCGGCGACCGGTCGACGCCCGGACTCCGCCACCAGCATCTGGCGGTCCTCGAGACGATGGCCGAACTCTGCGACGCCGATGTCTCGGGCGGCGAACTCGGCTCGGAGACCGTCGAGTTCGATCCGGGGCTCGAGGCGGGGACCGATCCAGCGGGCCGCCAGCGACTCGAGGGCGGCAGCTACGCCGTCGATATCGGGACCGCCGGCAGCGCGACGCTGCTGTGTAACGCCCTCTTGCCGCTGGCGACGGTCCTCGAGTCACCGCTCTCGGTGACGGTCACCGGCGGGACGGACGTGGCGTGGTCGCCGCCGCTCGACTACCTCCGCTACGTTACACTCCCGTTGCTCCGCCGGTTCGGCGTCGAGGCCGCCTGCGAGGTCGACCGGCGCGGGTTCTATCCCGACGGCGGCGGGACCGCGACGCTTCGGCTCGCCCCCTCGAGCCTCGAGCCGATCGTCCTCACCGAACGGGGACCGCTCGAGGGGCTCCGACTCTACACCACCGAATCGGAATCGCTGGCCGACCGCGATGTCGCCTATCGGCAGGCCGAAGGCGCGCTCGAGCGGCTGAACCCCGAGCCCGATCTCGAACTGACGAAACGCTGTGAGACGACCGTCGAGAGCCCGTCGCCCGGCTCCGCGCTGGTGCTCTGCGTCGATCACGGAACCGGCGTCGCCGGCTTTTCGGCGCTCGGCGAGCGCGGCAAGCCCGCCGAGCGGGTCGGCGAAGACGCCGCCGACGCGGCGAACCGGTTTCTCGAGGGCGCGGCACCGGTCGATCGACATATGGCCGACCAGTTGCTTGTCTTTCTCGCGCTCGCCGGCGGGCGGGTGCGGATTCCCGCCGTGACCGACCACGTCGAGACGCGGTGTGCGCTGCTCGAGGCGTTCGGGGTCGACGTGGGGCTCGAGCGGGAGGCCGAGGCGACGGTGGTGTCGGTCGCGTCGTCGCTGGACGGGGGTCAGTAG
- the kdgK1 gene encoding bifunctional 2-dehydro-3-deoxygluconokinase/2-dehydro-3-deoxygalactonokinase has product MSESDIVTFGETMLRLSPPGNERIENADTFEVRAAGAESNVAIAANRLGASATWISKVPETELGRRVVGEIRRHGIEADPVWSHRGRQGTYYLEHAGKPRGTNVIYDRDNTAISTAEAREFDIDRIQDAKVFFTTGITPALSSTLRDTTLNLLKAARKGGTSTAFDFNYRRKLWSPDEARETLTKLFPGIDILVIAARDARTVLGFEGDPRQLAHKLGSQYDFTTVVVTRGSEGAVGWHDNVVHDHDAYETDTVDPIGTGDAFTGAFIARRLDGDDVPTALEYAAATASLKRTIPGDVALVTADEVETIVKEQGEDISR; this is encoded by the coding sequence GTGAGCGAGAGCGATATCGTCACGTTCGGCGAGACGATGCTCCGGCTGTCGCCGCCGGGGAACGAACGCATCGAGAACGCGGACACGTTCGAGGTCCGGGCCGCCGGGGCCGAGAGCAACGTCGCCATCGCGGCCAACCGGCTGGGTGCGTCGGCGACGTGGATCTCGAAAGTCCCCGAGACGGAGTTGGGACGGCGCGTCGTCGGCGAAATCCGCAGACACGGTATCGAGGCCGATCCCGTCTGGAGCCACCGCGGTCGACAGGGGACCTACTACCTCGAGCACGCGGGCAAACCCCGCGGGACGAACGTGATCTACGACCGCGATAACACCGCGATTTCGACGGCGGAGGCCCGCGAGTTCGATATCGATCGGATTCAGGACGCGAAGGTCTTCTTTACGACCGGCATCACGCCCGCGCTCTCCTCGACGCTCCGGGATACGACGCTCAACCTACTCAAAGCGGCCCGGAAGGGCGGGACCTCGACCGCGTTCGACTTCAACTACCGACGCAAGCTCTGGTCGCCCGACGAGGCCAGAGAGACGCTGACGAAACTGTTCCCGGGCATCGATATCCTCGTGATCGCCGCCCGCGACGCCCGAACCGTCCTCGGATTCGAGGGCGATCCGCGCCAGCTCGCGCACAAACTCGGCTCGCAGTACGATTTCACCACCGTCGTCGTTACCCGCGGCTCGGAGGGCGCGGTCGGCTGGCACGACAACGTCGTCCACGACCACGACGCCTACGAGACCGATACCGTCGATCCCATCGGTACGGGCGACGCCTTCACCGGCGCGTTCATCGCCCGCCGGCTCGACGGCGACGACGTTCCCACCGCCCTCGAGTACGCCGCGGCGACGGCGTCGCTCAAACGGACGATCCCCGGCGACGTCGCGCTCGTCACCGCGGACGAAGTCGAGACGATCGTCAAGGAACAGGGCGAAGACATCTCGCGATAG
- a CDS encoding NAD(P)/FAD-dependent oxidoreductase — protein MVHVAIVGAYGSAGVAVADELEERRDEFDGDLELTLIDDGDPGGGLCILRGCMPSKEVLSAGEHRYLARHDDRLEGTPDPDPERIVARKDEHVSNFAEHRRDHVHDLAEREGVELVRDTARFVDDRVLAVGDRRLEPDYVAIATGSVPNVPDLPGIDEVSFQTSTDVLDATAFPDSGIVMGHGYISLELGPYLSEVGDIDLTVIEHDQRPLDDMEPEYGDALVDIYRDHFGIDVLTTTDEKRLEPTDDGGVRLFVEREDGTERVLEADDLYLFTGRRPNLDGLGLETTGLEPGDGWVTSTMQARDDDRVFVVGDANGREPILHVAKEQGFAAGENIVNHHRGAACDPYTSVPHHVIFSGLGVYPFVRIGHTPATAAETGMDEIVVTREASADGVFETKGHPEGRATLIVSAEDGSVLGYQGLHRHADVMAKTMQIAVEMGLDVRDLPKRAYHPTTPEILDGLFREACSELADRQECVDDTDSPDIEL, from the coding sequence ATGGTACACGTTGCGATCGTCGGTGCCTACGGCAGCGCTGGCGTCGCCGTCGCCGACGAACTCGAAGAGCGCCGCGACGAGTTCGACGGCGACCTCGAACTGACGCTGATCGACGACGGCGACCCCGGCGGCGGGCTCTGCATTCTCCGCGGCTGTATGCCCTCGAAAGAGGTCCTTTCGGCCGGCGAACACCGCTATCTCGCACGCCACGACGACCGACTCGAGGGGACGCCTGACCCCGATCCCGAGCGGATCGTCGCCCGAAAGGACGAGCACGTCTCGAACTTCGCCGAACACCGTCGGGACCACGTCCACGACCTCGCCGAGCGGGAGGGGGTCGAACTCGTCCGCGACACTGCCCGCTTTGTCGACGATCGCGTCCTCGCGGTCGGTGACCGCCGACTCGAGCCCGATTACGTCGCCATCGCGACCGGCTCGGTGCCGAACGTCCCCGACCTGCCGGGGATCGACGAAGTCTCGTTCCAGACCAGTACCGACGTCCTCGACGCGACCGCGTTCCCGGACTCGGGGATCGTGATGGGGCACGGCTACATCAGCCTCGAGCTCGGCCCCTACCTCAGCGAGGTCGGGGACATCGACCTCACCGTGATCGAACACGACCAGCGACCGCTCGATGACATGGAACCCGAGTACGGCGACGCGCTGGTGGACATCTACCGCGACCACTTCGGGATCGACGTGCTGACCACCACCGACGAGAAGCGCCTCGAGCCGACCGACGACGGCGGCGTCCGGCTGTTCGTCGAGCGAGAGGACGGGACGGAGCGAGTGCTCGAGGCCGACGACCTCTACCTGTTCACCGGCCGCCGGCCGAACCTCGACGGGCTGGGGCTCGAGACCACCGGCCTCGAGCCGGGCGACGGCTGGGTCACGTCGACGATGCAGGCCCGCGACGACGACCGCGTGTTCGTCGTCGGCGACGCCAATGGCCGCGAGCCGATCCTCCACGTCGCCAAGGAACAGGGGTTCGCGGCGGGGGAGAACATCGTCAACCACCACCGGGGCGCTGCGTGTGACCCCTACACGAGCGTTCCCCACCACGTGATCTTCTCGGGGCTGGGCGTCTATCCCTTCGTTCGCATCGGTCACACGCCGGCGACCGCCGCCGAGACGGGCATGGACGAGATCGTCGTCACCCGCGAGGCGTCGGCGGACGGCGTCTTCGAGACGAAGGGCCACCCCGAAGGCCGCGCGACGCTGATCGTCAGCGCCGAGGACGGAAGCGTGCTGGGCTATCAGGGGCTGCACCGCCACGCCGACGTGATGGCCAAGACGATGCAGATCGCCGTCGAGATGGGGCTCGACGTTCGCGACCTGCCCAAGCGGGCCTATCATCCGACGACGCCCGAAATCCTCGACGGACTGTTCCGTGAGGCCTGTTCCGAACTCGCGGATCGACAGGAGTGCGTCGACGATACGGACTCGCCGGACATTGAACTGTGA